In Pyrenophora tritici-repentis strain M4 chromosome 6, whole genome shotgun sequence, the DNA window GGCTTCCAAACATGACCAAAGGTACTTCGTCCAAAGAAAAAGGTGCCAGCACGGCGCCAACAGACGGATCTCAAGACGCACCACCAACCTATACGTCCTCGTCATCAGACTCACAACCCCCCTCTTACGAATCCGTCCAACACGCCATCTCAACCCTCTCCATCGGGCCACCCGACGAAATAATCTCCGTGCCCATAGTTACCCGCACCGTCGCCAACAGCATTCACAATTACAATCCCTTCTCCCACAAACAAGGCGCAGTCAAGCAATCCATCGTTGTGCGCAAGATGAAGCGCGCGCAGTACCTGGCACATTATGCCAAAGACGCAGAAGGGAAGTTTGTTGGCACCGGCGCACCGGCGCCGGATGTGGGGCTTGTATTTGTGCCTGGCAAGGGGAGCAGTGAAGACATGCTAAGGCAGGCCGAGGAGGTGGCGTTGGAGGTGCAGAGACTGAGAGGCAAGGGGATTGGGACTTATGGAATGCCGTTATATGATGGAGCGTTGGCTGGGAATGCGCTGGTTTTATGAGTGATTATAATGATGGACTTGTAGCGGATCGGGTGGTAGACGGACGTTTTAGAGACGATGCTTAATTGATATCTAATAATTTTGGAATCAATGCCAGTCATATTGACGGTAGCATGAAAGAACAGTGCACTTCCCAGGCTATTTTGAGAGCAGCGGTTCTTGATTGGCACCTCGTTTCCTCAGGATATGTCTTCCCTAGTAATACCCCTTGTCGTCCCAAGGGCTCCTCTTCTTAGCCCACTCTTCAATCCATGTCAACTCTATTCCCAGCTCTTTGACTACAGAGCTCATATCAATGTTAAAAGGCTCGTCCCTTGCCTCGTTATAATAAGTGTATGCTTTGAACATCTGACTAACCACTTTGTCCGTCTCCAGTCCCCTGCCCTTCATAGTCTGACTAATCTTATCGCAAAAATCAGCGACTGTCTGGTTCTCGTGACTCAGCTTCTTGCCCCAGGCTTTGGAAAGCTTCTCAGCCAATTGGGAGAGAACGACAGTCTCCGGTCCCCCTACGGGAATGTCGCGCCCGGCGACATCAGGGCGATGCATTGCAGCCATCATGATCTGCGCTACATCGTGGTGACAGATCCAGGAGACGCGTAGATCAGGCTTGTGGCAGTATACAATCTTCTGCTGGTCTCTGATGGGCGGTAAGGCCCAGCCTTCAAGTAGATTGTCCAAGTAGACTACAGGCTCGATACTGATTGTCGGTACAGACTCGCGCAGGGATTCCCTCATTTTTCTCCGATCATCCTGGGCTGTGATATGTTGGACTTCTTTGGGGACTGGCATGCTTGTGTTGAATATGATCAAAGGTACAGCGGCCTTCTTAGCAGCTTCGCCGATGCTTTTGGCGGCAGCAAGGATAGGTTCAGATTTATTGAAGGACGTCGATGGCAGGTTGAGCATGATTCTATCCGCCTTTTGTACCACTTCTTCAATTGCAGCCCTGTCGCAAAAGTCGGCAGCGAAAGTTTCCACGGGCTTGTCGTCGACGAGAAGCTGTTTTGGGTTGCGACTCACTGCCACGACCGAATGTCCTGCTCGCGCGAGAGCATGAACTTGATGACGACCTTGGACCCCAGATGCGCCGAAGACAACTACGCGCATCGTGAATGTATTTTATCTTCGTGTCTGTTTTGGTTGTTGAGTATCGCACTTGGCCTGCAGCAAGGTCCTTGCGAAGTGAGGATCCAGGGTTTCATACTGTACGCAAGTGCGGAGTTCGCGGAGTAGATCAGCCGTGTCAAATCCCGGAAACACGTACCCGCGCTCGGGGATAGTTCCAGCTTCCATAACTTAGTAATTTTAGGCGACATGTATTATTGACCTGTACCGTTAATATGCTGTTGTTCTTCTTTTGCATACAAACACGGAATTCTATACCCTAGTCATCTGTAATGTAGAATTCTAACACTTCAACTACCTTACTCAACAAGATACACCGTCATGTCACCCTCAGTGAATCACACAATCATCCTAGGGGCGAGAGAAACCTAACACCTCCGTCACCTCCAAATGTTTGCAGCTTCGCCCTGTCACGGCAGCATTGTTTAGAAAATCTTCTTATAAAATCTTTTTTACTAAGCATTCTAACTATCTTATAAGAATTTGTTGTCAACTACGTTGTCGTGGTCGAAAAGAGGGAGAAATAAAGAGGGAAAAAGTTGAGTGTTGATGGTTTCTCGCTCCCCAGATGCAGTGCTCTCAAGTTTACACTATTTTTAGAATATCCAACAAGGTGCTCTCATGAAACAACGTCATTTAGGCATACGTCTCCACCTCGTGCTTACCTATAGTCTCGATGTTAACCCACCATGGTAGCTCCCTAATAAGACACTCATAGTTGGGGCTCAGCATTCGCTTTGGCATCTCATAAACACGATGCATGAACACAAACTCCAATATTGAGGCCAGCGTTTCTAGTTGCTGCCTAGGTAGCGTTTGAGTTGCTAGCCTCCAAGACTACTTACGCGGCAAGTTCCTTGAGGAAAACATTTCCTATTATGACCTCACAGAAGTGCTAGTAGTGACACCAGTGATAATGGTACTAGTCGATCGGTAACTTGGGATCAACTTCCTGCTACGTATATCGATGGGTCCGAAAGATTGTACTAGCACCAATAGCGGTAGTCCTGCGGGGTATTAGAGATGGTGACAGTGCTTGCAAGTTAGTAACATGTCCGACGTCCGACCGTATGCGTGAACACCAGATATACGCAATCATGGACCAAGGTACGTATATGATGGGCTGAATCTTATGAATATACTAACGTACTCTGTTATCGAAGACTCTTCGAGACATCACAGATCTCCATCCCTTAAGAATAGCGTCTCGCATTGTGGTTTCTGTCTTCTCAATTTGATATAGGCTTTGATAGAATCGTACTCACCACCACTCTGGGTATCGTTATGTAGTATTACAAGTGACAGGACTTGAAAGTGCGAGCATCAAATTCGAGAACGGCTTAGAGGAACCGACAAAGACAATGAAATGTACCCGGCATTGTCACATCAAATGCCGTAATGAGCGTGTGGCTCCCAGAACGGTGGATATCAGCTTGAGTGAATTTGAACTTCACCTGAGCACGGATCAGAATCAAGACATTGGAGGAAGCGAGAATTTGCTTCTATAGGAAAAGAGTGGATTCATCAACCATGGTAGACACATGGGTGGCCAATGCTGCCGCGGAAGCAAGTCTGTATCCTTTCACTAAGACAAACCTGACTGATTATAGTTGGAGCTCGCATTTTCCGCAATTCCAGGCAGTCATTGCTGCAGGCAGGGCTTTTGATAACTAGATGTTGATGGTGGAGGCTGACAGGTGGTCTTATTCGTAGGAACATGTTCCAGTGGCTGCCCAAATACTGCCAATGGAATCCTTCGCGAGACTCGGATCCATAGTTCACAGGTTCGGGTTCATACAGGACTTGGCCAAGCTTGGCTTTCCCGAACGCTGCCGTGGAGCGCTGCCTTGGCTTACCGTACCTATGGGACTTGGTAATGGCCCAAACAAGCAAGCGAGCATGATGATTCCACGGAGAGGATCTGCTTCCTATTTCTTGAGCGAATAAGCTAACAAACTAGCATCATCCTTGTTTTGCATGTCTATTGGAAGTTGTATGCACCAACGGGAGAGTCCGCCGGGACATGATGAGGACCACCTGTGGATAGATGAAGACGCAGCTGCCGACTACACAGGGAAGTACGAGGGCAGATGTGCAAATACATGCTTGAACATGCCTTTACTAAAGTCTAAGCATCTTTGTGAACGATGTGGGCCGTTCCTTGTTCTCGACAACAAGGTTTATCCTATTCTTACTTAGTAGGCTGCAAAAGGAACGACGTTAGAAGATGCTTTGTGGTATTATAGAAGTCGATGCGAATGCATTGACCTATGCCTGTGAAAGCGAAACCAACCACAGCTCATTATTACTGGCATTTCCATTTGCATCTGCTTTTTTATTTTTGATGGCAGCCGCTCATGGCGCATAGGGCGAAGATCACATATGCATGTTCACCAAGCTGGCCGCTATCTGTTTGGGGGCGGGGAAGCTTCCAAGGTTTCGACTCAACAAGCCGAACTTGCGCATGCAGAACCTCGTTTCGCCTTTCCGGAGCCGCGCCGACATCGTATGGTAATACCCCGCTGTTGGCGCCGTTTAAGAAGAAGACCACACTCGACTTTGAGGCAAATTCCATGTGAGAAAAGGCTTGAAGCCAAAGGATAAGTTACAACAGAACACAGTTGTACTCGCAGTGATACGCAGCGTGGCAGCCTTCTAATCGGGTCCGGTAAAGCCCACCGAAGAACTACATGGCCGCGGTTTCGCATCGCTCGCATATGCGGCCATGTCTTCAGCCCGTCATGGTACTTTGCCGTCTAACAATACCGTTGAATGGTGTACCGGATCGTCGGCAGATAGTGGGTTCAAGCTGGGTGCGGTCCTTTTAGCCATACGCGTCTGCGCAGGGCTCGCGCGACGAAACTCGCAGCAACTGGGAACAGAATGTGGTAGGCGCCATTTCCCTGTGTACTGGGGATACCTTCCAATGTCTGTATTAATGCCTAGCCGCCTGATCGACAACAAAAGGGGTCCTTCCCTCGATAAGACGAACCCTGGCCCGTATCCCCGGTCATGTTGTTCCGTCTGGCCTTAACAACAAGTCTTCCATATGTATAGATGGATTTTTTTGCACCGAACACCCTCGATAGTCCACATCGATTACCCACCAACATTCTAGTTATCCAAAACCACATTCCCTCCACCATCACTACGATTGGGCGGAACAAAGCGCCCATTCTTCTCGCTACCGAAAGAAGAAATATATATATCGAAAGAAATCTTAAGCCATGTCAACTCAGGCAATCTCAACGCAGGCAATGTCGATACAGAACAAGCACCCCTTCGGCGAACGAGAAGCATACGATGAAACTCTGCCACAATACGACTATAATGAACACCAAGGTTTCCAGCTTAAGACGACAGGACTCAACACTGAATATTCTCACCTCTCATTCGGCAGCAGAGGGCCACCTCACGGGAGTTTCCTACCACAGCTCCACAATGACTTCCAATACACAGACCCGCATGGTACATACGCGCCGAGGCAAGAATTTAACACGGGCTTTTCGTCAGTCGCACACCAGAATCTTCCCATTCGGCCTTCCGTGTGGCAGAATGTATCACCCCAAATGCAGCCGATGCAGCGAGCGCAACAACTACAACAACCGCAGCAGATGCAGCCGCGGGTGGGTCAAATGGAGCAACCGAACATCGGCGACTGTTTTGGACCACCGCCGTACGAAGATGATGCTACCAAAGATCGCCGCGACAGTATATTCATCAAAGACGACGATGGATCTCCAGAAACGCAGCAAGTCTCTGTTGGGCGAAGGCGCAAGTCCGAATACGCCGAACCAGGGTCGGCACGGGCTATATACTTGGAGAAGAACCGCAAGGCTGCTAGCAAGTGCAGAAACAAGCAGAagcaggagcaggaggaGTTGGTGCGACGATCCCGAGAGGTTGAGAAGATAAATCGGGCCCTCAAGGAGGAAATAAACTACTATCGAGAACAAGTGGCAGAACTAAAGGAACACATTGCATTCCATGCCCATTGTAGAGACGAGAGAATTACAGCTTACTTGGAAGGGGAGGCAGATTGTGCAGCAAGACATCAGAGGTCTCATTGTACTTCATGCCAATTGTCAAGATAGGATCACAGCATGTATGGAAAGGGAGGCAGATTATGCGGGTTTTCTTCACTTTTGTAAGACGCATCGACGCAGTAATTCGTGTTTAAAGAGACCCCGTAGCTAGCCTAAAAATCACCAAATATAAGTTTACAACCTTTACATCTGCATAGTGAGGTTTGTTAGTCGAGTTGTAGTTAGATACCCTTGTATCACTATATGCCTCCTCTTACCGCCACTTTATGGCAGTGTTGAGTAGGAGAGAAAAAAGGTGCTCGCCCTTATATCAACTTTCAGCTATTTCTTTGCCGTGTTTCGAACCTCCAGCTTCCTCTCTAGCAACGAGTTTGCATGGTGTCTCCTGGTTTTTGGCAAATTTTGAGTCTGTGAAGAAAACCTTGGTGCGTCCACCGTTTTCTCGAACAGTCCCATGGTACAGAGCGAAAATTGCAATGCAAAAGGCACGCCGTTGCCGACCGTTAGCAAGGACCCTGCAGTATTCTATACGAACAACCTGGCAGAATTTTATCATGATATTCCTAGCGTCAACTAGGATGCATTCTACTTTGAATACGGCCGCAGTTCGGACTAGCATGTTTCTGTCGCAGGCAGCAGTAAATCCAACATACACGTGGAAGCGAGGTAGCCACACAAGCAGGCCTAACTAATGTGTCTTAAGAGGCAAGGGGACTGCGAGTGCCCTCTGCATTCTACTCTTTACTCGATCTAGACCGCAACTTCTTCTCGGTCCATAACTTTCTCTCTCCTATAGTTTCTGCTCAACCAGACCGACTCTCCACCCCATCGTCGTTGAGAAGACCCCTAATCCGAGCCCACAAAACAATTTTTCTCAAAGACTGCTAGCCTTGCCGAGCGGACATATCAAGTGCATGGTGACTTTCAAAACCATGGGTGTAGAATCAGATGGCGGTTCACGATGGGGTACAGTCCAAAGGGACATTTCTTTGGTCCAAGCATATTGGAAAAATGCATCCATGTAGCATAGCATCCACGGCGCGCGTCTTTGGGCATCAATAGGGGAACTACTCTGCGCTTCCGCTGCGCTCACCCTAGGACGCTTGACTGCGCCCCCTCAGGGGTATCGGTTCTTGGTTCAGGGTCCACAAGCCACCAATGGAAGCATGAGCGTGAGATGGAGTCGTTGGAGATAGTTTGCAAAATTGCAGGAGTCTTGGCTATTGAGGTTTGACGATGATGTAACTTGCTCGGCTGACGCGGTTCGCGAAACTCTCACCAATGCCCCCGTCGGGAAAAATGCAACCCTTTTTAGATTTTCGGGCCCGTGCGGTTGGAAAAGTGTCGCATTTTTCTCGGATGAGGACGTGCACCGAGAGACCTGGACAAACTCGGAGTGAACTACATATGCAATAGGGCATAATGTGAATAATGTCAAAGATACTGACAAGTAGAAGGCCAACAGTCCAAAGAATGTCGCCATAGCAATGTAGATTTTGGTTCTTTTGATGCATTATGTACTATTGTAGAGTGTGCTCACGTATCGGTGATTCTCCGGGTCGGTGGTTTCCTTTCTACGCTAACGTTGTACCTGTCATCTTATCTCCGACGATATCTGCCCTGTAGATCTTAGTGTATACATCTCTTTCATCGTCCAAATGGCATGCAACCGCTCAGCCATACTCCGCTATCCACCTTTTGACAGTTGATCAGCCGTTCTTCATCCCGTACAACAGGTTCCACTGGTGCCTGCTGAAGCTCCAGAGAAGACTCGCTTCTCAGCCTCATCTGGTACATCTCGGTCGCCTGGCTGGGATGGATCATGTTGAACGACACCATGACAAAGAGCATGAGCAATGCATCGAATATGTATAGAAACACTTCATGGCTTAAAAGGTAACCTGCATTGCCTCCAATGTACTCTATCACTCTGAAGGTGCTGCGGACCAAGATAAGGGTACTCGCAAAGTACAAATTAAAGAGATGGCGCTTCCAGGGCAAGTCGGATAGGCTCTCCCGCGGCAGGGAGGGCTTGGAGGGTGCTTCAGCTTGGAAAGCTTCCTTGGAGCGGAAGATCATTGACGGTCCGTAGCGCTTCTGCAGAGGTATATCCTTCACGAGTCGGTAGTGGAATACCCCTGATATGACGATGAAAAGGCCGAAGAAGACAAGTTGGACGAAGAGCCCACCAATGATAATTTGTGAACCGAGATGCATGGAACTTTTGGTGGCCATAGCCTGGATACCAGCACCTGCAGTTAGTCATTAGCTGTCCGCAGTTGAGCTGACTTCCATGATGATCAACGCACCAGTACCCTGCAGGAGGAAACTGAAAATGTCCCCCGCTACAAAGACTTTTGTAAGCCATTTCTGGCGCACCAAAGAGTAGCGCTCTCCATCCACCAATAGAATAATGCGACCGAGTATGATGTAGATGGAAGCTGCGAATAAGGCTGGGGCGAGGAGGATAAGCAGTGACTGCATGATGAAGGGACCAAGAGCCCATTGATCGTCGTGAGAGATGGATCGACCAATAAAACCAATTATCTCAACTAGAGATTAGACCATATCAGCTTTTATCGGCCAATAATGGGTGAAGTATAATCATACACAAGCCTCCAACGATGAGTGGCGTGAAGTACCATGTCCGTTTTTGAAATAACTGGAAGATGTGCGCAAATGTTGTGAAGCCAAATGCAAACACAAAGATGCCCGCCGCAATTTTCGATGGTGTATATCGGTATAGGACGTATACATTGGGGTCGTTGAGCGCATAATGGTATTCTGTAGGGGACATGGCTTGTTCGATGGTGAAGTCGCGGTAAGAAGATGACTGAACTGAACTATCCTCGAGAATCCAGAGGCTAGTTATTAGGGCATGTCTGACCACACCTTCATACTTCTCAAGTTCTATTTTGGACAAGGCTGCTAGGAAAGTGTGGTGTCCGAGGTCCACCAAGGTATTGCTGCGAAGTACCATTTCAGCTGCCAAGACATGTCGGGCACCGAAGTTGGGGCGGAGTCGTTGGGAGCCAAACAAATGGTTTGCAGTCCTCCACGCTAAAACGAAGATTGCCGTATCGAGCTAGGCGCCTGCATCCCTTCTCGGGATTTCTGCATCTCGCGTTACCCAGCGGGCTGTAAAGTTCTTCCGGAATCTGCCTTGGATAATGTTGTGGGGTAAATACGGATCGATCATTGCTGCGCCCCGCTACAGCCTAGACAGCGACTTAGGTGAACAGTATTTTTCTGCGCCTCACTAAGGGATAGTAATCAAACTTGGTACAGGCGACACACATCGAAGATATGACTATCGCCTTGTTTTTGGTGAGCATGCCTATCAAGAAGCAGCTGGAGTGGTGGTAGCACTCCTAGGTCTTGAGTTAATAATCTGTCGTGGCCAATCTAGCCAGTTCAAGAGATCGGGAGTCGCTGCTAGCAACTGTTCTGATGCTACAAGAAGCCATTGAGGCCATTTGACAACCCACCAAACCGGACGAGATTGAGCCAACATGGCAGCGAAGTGAGTTGTAATAATACATGTCACAGGGTTGTGAGCTGCGAGAAGTTTAAGAAACCGACTATTCAATTGAGCAGACCAGAGAAAGAGCAGGGTATACTCGTCGCGCTCGGGAGGTATGTGTTGATAGCGCAACCAAGTACTATGGAGCTCGTCGATAGCGGTAGCGCATGCTTCTTTATCTTGACTGTCTAACAGAAGCTCGGTAAGTTCCTTCAGGCGGAGAATCTCCTGGAATTTTTGTTCTTTTGGAAGGGTGTCCAGAGCTTTCAAAGCTTCGGGGAACGCCATATCCGTCATGTGAGCAAAAGCAGGACTGTCTTTGATTTGATCCCAATGAGGTAATACAACGACTCTGATGCCCTGCAGTAGCATGAAACAGTGGTGGAGCGCGGCGATGGGGTCTTCTGGTCTTTCGAGTTGCGCTGAGCCGAGGTTGTATGTGAACAAGACGGACGAAAGCATGAACATGGGAACGGCCAGTCCGGCTTTGGGATTCTCCAGGTTTCCCCTATAGGTTTCCAACGCCCGACTAATGTGGGAGTCGGCTTGGAGAAGAAGGTGCTGCCTGTCATTTGGAGGAAGCAAGATGGCCTGATGGACCGCAGAGAGAGCTAGAAAGCCATGGAGGAGAAAAGGGTACTCGAAGCCCAGCTCCACGAAGTCGTTCTGGAATACAGAACTCCTATTTGAAGGGTTGGGGTGCAAGCTTTTAGCAACGGTCTTAGTCCAGTGATGAAGTAGACGCAGGTCCGCGATGTGAAGCTCGGAACTGCTGGGAGCTACATCGGGGCTTTCCGGAGCAGCTACGTCCACGTACGGCGAAGACACGCCTGGGCTGGTTTGCGGAGATCCTGAATAGCTCTCTGGTATGAATGGGAAGGTACAATTGATATCCAGACGAACGCAATTTCCACAGCGCGGGCGCGCTTCATTGCACTGCGACGACTGGTGAGCATATCACTCTGATTGGCTAGAGGTACAGTTTACACGTACTTTTGTATGTCTGGATTTGCACTGGAAACATCCCTTACGCGACTTTGTGTGTGTTTTGCGCTTCGCGACGCGTTGTTCCGTCATGATGGCGATGACTCAAAGAATCTAGAGTCGCAAGCAAACAATCGCGTCGCAGAAGAGTCCAAGTTGGGGCTGAGTCGCGGTGACACCATCGGCCTTTGGCGGCTGATCGGCCGAACATATCCATGTTCCTCCGACACATTTCTTCAGCCCCGAGGCGTCTTGGCATCATCAGTTTACATGCCCCTGTATATGCGACAAACATTAACCATGCTAATTAGCATATGTTCTAATGTTGCGCAATTATACGAACTTCCACCGGGCCATGAAAAGGAACAGTGGCTAGTAAGCTCTACTCTGACAAGTACCTCATTTGAgctcctccatctcttcgTCGCTGTCATTTTTTAGAGTAGTTCACACAATCATTTACCTATTCCTCCCGTCGATTTCCTGAGCAATCACAAGCATGTAATGCAATCTTCTGTGACTCGTTGCCGTCTTACTGTGTTAAATCCAGTCTTTATATATATACATGTAAAGTAAGTAATATCAATGTTTAGTAGTAGCAGATTTCCACAACGCGGTGTTTGTAGTAGCAATACAAAAAAGCAGTCAAGGTGTTATCCAGTCTTTGTTAGACAAACTTGGTTAATTAAGAAAAAAAATCAGTTGTATCGGAAACTCCATAAAAGTCCTCATACAGGTGTTTATCCAGCGAGCGCAATATCCTGCACGGTTGTTTCACGACCCCGAATGCCGCGACGTCAAGATAATAGTCATTCCGACATGGATAATCTTGGACAACGGTATGAGAAGAACATATAACTATACTTTTACGGTTATAGGCTTGATACTATCCACACACACACGGTCCAGAAACTACCTGGGCACTATATAGGTACATGTGACGGGGTGTTATAACTAATTCATACAAAATCGACACAAACCACGTTATCGTAGCGCAAGTTTTTATCCTAGAAGCGTTGGCACTCTATATCAATATCCTTCAATCTCTAATGCAACAATCCGGTTCATCACAACAACGGCTGCGTTATCGATGGTTTCAATACATGGATCCTGCTAGGTTTTACACAAGCCGGCTTGAAAGGGCGTCCATGGAAAGCTCGATCAATAGCGCTTATCATCTATAGTAAACCCAGCTAACCAGTATCCCGTTCCGTCGGTGTCCTGCAGTCAAGCTTGTACTCTCTAAACGATGGTGGATAAACCTTCCGACTTTCCAAGGGAGCAAGTCTAGAACGTGCTAATAACAATGGGTCTACAAGTATCCGGTGAGATTAGCGTTGTGTTGCTTTTGCCCGTTATTAGCTTATAAAAAGAAGTAACAACCTTAGTATTAGTAGCCTGGGAGATACCCTTGCAAGGAAGCAAGCGATGTGTTTTATCCGGCATTGAGTTCTTCTTTGCTAAAAAGGTATCGAAACGGCGCCATAAGCAAATATGCACTTGTAAAATACCCAACTAGTGTTTGACATGTATACTTCTGGTTTCCAAAACACAAATCTAAAGCTATGGGGCGGTGAGAGGATAAGTGGGATTAGAGGCACTGCAGACTCATAAGATAAAAGGAAAATATTCAATGCATGTGTAAAGTGGCGAATTTACTGTATTGTGACAAAAGGTGGCGCTAAAACCAGTGTATGCTATTCCGTCTTTTTATATACGTACATTCACAGGgacacacacacacacacaagAGGACGGAAAATGAACGCGAAAAGACTGCATTGCATCATACACACCTTGTCGTCTCTTCCCTTTTGCAGCCCCACCCCACGCTTAAGAAATATCAAACATCTGCTTCAGCTGCACAATCAACTTCCACTCCTCCTGACTGACATCGCTTCTGAAAAATTCCTTGAGCGTATCGATACTCTTCCGACTGATGGCAGAGTACAAGATATCGTCTTCTTCCAAATGGCGACCATACATGGGCTGGTTGGTGCCTTCAATCTTGACAGCCACGGATGGCTGGCCCTTTTTGCAGATTTGCATGGGTTTGTGGTCGCGCTCGATCGAGGTACTAGAAGATCATGAGTAAGTATGATGTCATGGCAATGTAAAAGGCAGGTAAAGGCTTACACTCTTCCGAGCTGGACAAGTTCTTTGCCACCAGCTGCGTTTTTCTTGATGGCACAAATGGGCGTAGTCATGCGCAGAGCACCTTCTGTGACATCGACACCAATGATGATGGGATCCTTCTTGTTGAAGACGGCAACGGGCTTAAGTACACAGGGGAAGACAGCCAGCATCTTTGACTCTTCTTTCCTCTGCTCCTCGAGCTGCTTCATGTGCGCTGTGAACTTGTCGAACAAGTGATAGATGATGTCGGCTTCGAAAATCTTGACGCCAATTTCCTCAGCGTAGGCCTTCGCCTCCTTGTCAACTTTGACATCGAAGCACAACATGACCGCGTATTCTTTGGCCTTTTCTAACATGATACCTGCGCGAAGCACATCCTTTCTGAAGACGGGACCGATTGAGATGGTGGAGACAGGAATCTTGGATACGCGGAGGAACTCGAGCAGCGCTTCGAGTGAACCCAGGGTGGATGCTTGGACGGAAACACCGCGACCGGTCTTGGAGACCTTGCTGAGCAAATGGGCAAGATCGCCCATGACCTCGTCCATGAGATCTTCCTCATCGTCATTCGGACCGACAACGAGCAGTCGTGAACCAGCAATAGCTTGGTCGAGACCATCAGCAGCGATCTTGATTCCCATGGCAGCCTTGACTTCCTTGTTGTGCACGTATTGTGACTTCACACGCAGTTCCTTCATCTCGGCCGGTGTTAGGAGGGCTCGGATGTTGGTTACTATAGGTTCCGGATTACCACATAGCACTATCCGGTCGCCTTCGTGGAGGACACCGTTGGACAAGATGACGTCGATAGTTGTACCAAGACCGTCAATAACCTTGACTTCAAGAACAGTGCATTCCACCTCGGAGAGGTACATGAGGTTGTTTGTTAACCGCTCTTGTGTCAACTTGACAATAAGCTTGATCATGTCCGGGATACCCTCTCCAGTGTGTGCTGATGTCGGGCATACAGAGACGTACTTTGCCATGTTCTTGTTCCTGTGGAAGAGTTCCGAGTTGAAACCTTGCTCTTGTAGCTGAGTGCGTACAAAAGTCCATCGCTCCTCGAATTCAGACTGAACAGATTGCTTCTGGAGGCTGAAGCTGTCTTCGAAACCGTTGTTGT includes these proteins:
- a CDS encoding Tymo-45kd-70kd domain containing protein, with the protein product MTKGTSSKEKGASTAPTDGSQDAPPTYTSSSSDSQPPSYESVQHAISTLSIGPPDEIISVPIVTRTVANSIHNYNPFSHKQGAVKQSIVVRKMKRAQYLAHYAKDAEGKFVGTGAPAPDVGLVFVPGKGSSEDMLRQAEEVALEVQRLRGKGIGTYGMPLYDGALAGNALVL
- a CDS encoding NmrA multi-domain protein, encoding MRVVVFGASGVQGRHQVHALARAGHSVVAVSRNPKQLLVDDKPVETFAADFCDRAAIEEVVQKADRIMLNLPSTSFNKSEPILAAAKSIGEAAKKAAVPLIIFNTSMPVPKEVQHITAQDDRRKMRESLRESVPTISIEPVVYLDNLLEGWALPPIRDQQKIVYCHKPDLRVSWICHHDVAQIMMAAMHRPDVAGRDIPVGGPETVVLSQLAEKLSKAWGKKLSHENQTVADFCDKISQTMKGRGLETDKVVSQMFKAYTYYNEARDEPFNIDMSSVVKELGIELTWIEEWAKKRSPWDDKGYY
- a CDS encoding putative rta1 domain protein, with amino-acid sequence MVLRSNTLVDLGHHTFLAALSKIELEKYEGVVRHALITSLWILEDSSVQSSSYRDFTIEQAMSPTEYHYALNDPNVYVLYRYTPSKIAAGIFVFAFGFTTFAHIFQLFQKRTWYFTPLIVGGLFEIIGFIGRSISHDDQWALGPFIMQSLLILLAPALFAASIYIILGRIILLVDGERYSLVRQKWLTKVFVAGDIFSFLLQGTGAGIQAMATKSSMHLGSQIIIGGLFVQLVFFGLFIVISGVFHYRLVKDIPLQKRYGPSMIFRSKEAFQAEAPSKPSLPRESLSDLPWKRHLFNLYFASTLILVRSTFRVIEYIGGNAGYLLSHEVFLYIFDALLMLFVMVSFNMIHPSQATEMYQMRLRSESSLELQQAPVEPVVRDEERLINCQKVDSGVWLSGCMPFGR
- a CDS encoding C6 zinc finger domain protein, whose amino-acid sequence is MTEQRVAKRKTHTKSRKGCFQCKSRHTKCNEARPRCGNCVRLDINCTFPFIPESYSGSPQTSPGVSSPYVDVAAPESPDVAPSSSELHIADLRLLHHWTKTVAKSLHPNPSNRSSVFQNDFVELGFEYPFLLHGFLALSAVHQAILLPPNDRQHLLLQADSHISRALETYRGNLENPKAGLAVPMFMLSSVLFTYNLGSAQLERPEDPIAALHHCFMLLQGIRVVVLPHWDQIKDSPAFAHMTDMAFPEALKALDTLPKEQKFQEILRLKELTELLLDSQDKEACATAIDELHSTWLRYQHIPPERDEYTLLFLWSAQLNSRFLKLLAAHNPVTCIITTHFAAMLAQSRPVWWVVKWPQWLLVASEQLLAATPDLLNWLDWPRQIINSRPRSATTTPAAS